In the genome of Pangasianodon hypophthalmus isolate fPanHyp1 chromosome 23, fPanHyp1.pri, whole genome shotgun sequence, one region contains:
- the LOC113536087 gene encoding cytochrome P450 3A40-like — METSFLPSLSLTWSLVVLAVTLLFIYSVWPYGFFKKLGIPGPRPWPFMGTFLSYRKGFYNFDTECFKKYGKVWGIYDGRLPILMTLDLEMIKAIMVKECFSTFTNRRDANMDLAGPFADGITVVKDEKWKRIRASLSPFFTSGRLKEIFPIAEKYANHFIDHLKKRNPREAVKIKEVIAPYTMDVVTSASFSVEIDSINNPDDPFVVHIKKFFNFNFFSPLILIITIFPFVVPILSKLGVTLFSKSAMDFFYSALKKIKDQHNTNEKRRVDFLQLMIQSQISDEQAEKANDQPSKGLTDHEILSQSFIFILGGYETTSTTLTYLLYNLTVNPDCMSKLVEEIDKTFPLDAPVTYDALMKFEYLEMAINESMRLLPTAPRLERMCKKTIELNGITIPKNTLVGIPTYVLNRDPQLWESPEEFRPERFSAENDINPYTFMPFGLGPRNCVGMRFALMIMKLVIVKLLQNFSVETCKETQIPIQLNALFQPKVPVTLKFIPRTHKKE; from the exons ATGGAAACGAGTTTCCTAccatctctgtctctgacaTGGAGTCTAGTCGTACTGGCGGTCACTCTGTTGTTTAT TTACAGTGTTTGGCCGTATGGATTTTTCAAAAAACTTGGGATCCCAGGACCGAGGCCTTGGCCCTTCATGGGAACCTTCCTGTCCTACAGAAAG GGTTTTTACAATTTTGATACGGAGTGCTTCAAGAAATATGGAAAGGTTTGGGG GATATATGATGGAAGACTACCCATTCTGATGACCTTAGATCTTGAAATGATCAAGGCTATTATGGTAAAAGAATGCTTCTCTACCTTCACTAATAGAAGG GACGCAAATATGGATTTGGCTGGTCCCTTCGCTGATGGGATAACTGTAGTAAAAGACGAAAAGTGGAAACGAATCCGTGCTTCGCTCTCTCCATTCTTTACAAGTGGACGACTTAAGGAG ATTTTTCCTATTGCTGAGAAATATGCAAATCACTTTATTGACCATTTGAAGAAGAGAAACCCAAGAGAAGCAGTCAAAATTAAAGA gGTCATTGCTCCCTATACGATGGATGTGGTCACCAGTGCCTCCTTCAGTGTTGAAATTGATTCCATTAACAACCCTGACGATCCGTTTGTCGTCCATATCAAGAAATTTTTCAACTTCAACTTCTTCAGTCCCTTAATTCTGATAATTA CCATCTTTCCCTTTGTTGTTCCAATTTTATCCAAACTGGGGGTGACCCTGTTTTCAAAATCAGCTATGGACTTTTTCTACAGCGCGCTGAAAAAGATCAAAGACCAGCATAACACGaatgaaaaa AGGCGAGTGGACTTCCtgcagctcatgatccaaagccaAATATCTGATGAGCAAGCTGAGAAAGCCAATGATCAACCAAGCAAAG GCTTGACCGATCACGAGATTCTTTCCCAGTCCTTCATTTTCATCCTGGGAGGCTATGAGACCACCAGCACTACCCTCACTTACCTCCTGTATAATCTCACAGTTAACCCCGACTGCATGAGCAAACTGGTGGAGGAGATTGATAAAACCTTTCCTCTTGat GCTCCAGTGACCTACGATGCGTTGATGAAGTTTGAGTACCTGGAAATGGCCATTAATGAGTCAATGCGTCTCCTCCCTACTGCTCCTCGTCTGGAGAGGATGTGCAAGAAGACTATAGAGCTCAATGGAATCACCATTCCTAAAAACACTCTGGTCGGAATTCCTACGTACGTTCTAAACAGGGATCCACAGCTCTGGGAGTCTCCTGAAGAGTTCAGACCTGAGAG GTTCAGTGCCGAGAATGACATCAACCCCTACACGTTTATGCCGTTTGGTCTTGGGCCTCGTAACTGTGTGGGAATGAGATTTGCTCTGATGATCATGAAACTGGTGATAGTGAAGCTGCTGCAGAACTTTAGTGTGGAGACGTGCAAAGAGACGCAG ATTCCCATTCAACTCAATGCTCTCTTTCAACCAAAAGTTCCGGTGACTCTGAAGTTCATTCCAAGAACGCACAAAAAGGAATAG